The DNA window TGGGCTGCACCGGGGGAGCGCTGGTTGTTGCCCGCGCGAAGGGTCCGGCGGCCGGCCTGTAGACCCGTCCTAGGCCGCAAGGGAGTCCGTTGTGGGGGTGGAAGTCCGCGTCGAGGGATTGACGAAGTCCTTTGGCGGCCAGTTGATCTGGCGGGACGTCACGCTCACGCTCCCCGAGGGCGAGATCAACGTCATGCTCGGCCCGAGCGGCACCGGCAAGTCGGTCTTCCTCAAGTGCCTCGTCGGCCTGCTCAAACCGGACAAAGGCCACATCTACATCGAGGGAAACGACGTCGCGACGTGCAGCGAGCGGAAGCTGTACGAGATCCGGAAGTTGTTCGGCGTCCTCTTCCAGGACGGCGCCCTCTTCGGCTCGATGAACCTCTACGACAACGTCGCGTTCCCGCTCCGCGAGCACACCAAGAAGTCCGAGAGCGAAGTCCGCCGGATCGTCATGGAGAAGATCGACATGGTCGGTCTTCAAGGCGCCGAGACCAAGCTCCCCGGCGAGATCTCCGGCGGCATGCGCAAGCGGGCCGGCCTGGCACGGGCACTCGTGCTCGACCCCGAGATCATGCTGCTCGACGAGCCCGACTCCGGCCTCGACCCGGTCCGTACGGCGTTCCTCAATCAGCTCATCGTCGACCTCAGCCAGGACACCGGCGCGACGTTCCTGATCGTCACCCACGACATCAACACCGCCCGCACGGTGCCCGACAACATCGGCCTGCTCTACCACCGCCACCTCGCCATGTTCGGCCCGCGCGAGATGCTCCTCAGCAGCGAGCAGCCCGTCGTCAGGCAGTTCCTCAACGCCCAACGGTTCGGGCCGATCGGGATGGCCGAGGAGAAGGACGCCGACGAGCTCGCCGCCGAGGCCGCGGCCGGCGTGGAGCTGCCGCCGCTGCCGCCGATCCCGCTCCAGCTCACCCCGTCCGACGGGTACGCCAGAGACACCCAACGCCCGCCCGGGGAGTGGTGCGCGACGTACGGCATCGCACCGCCGCCCGGGTCGTTCCAGCCGACGGTGACGGCCGGGGCGATGTCGTGACCTGGACGCCCGCGACGCCGGTCAAGGCGAGCGGGAGGCTGTTCGCGTTCACCCTCGACGTCCTCCGCGCCTTCCCCCGCAGGCCGTTCCAGTGGCGCGAGTTCCTCCAACAGGCCTGGTTCATCGCCAGCGTCACGATCGTCCCGACCGCACTCGTCGCGATCCCGTTCGGCGCGGTCATCGCGCTCCAGGTCGGCGGCCTGATCAAGCAGTTCGGCGCCCAGTCGTTCGCCGGCGCCGCGATGGTGCTCGCGGTCGTACGCGAAGCCTCGCCGATCGCCACCGCCCTCCTCATTGCGGGAGCGGGCGGCTCAGCGATCTGCGCCGACCTCGGCAGCCGCAAGATCCGCGAAGAGCTCGACGCCATGCAGGTCCTCGGCATCGACCCGCTGCACCGGCTCGTCGTCCCGCGCGTCCTCGCCGCCATGGTCGTCGCCGTCTTCCTGAACGGCCTCGTCAGCGTCGTCGGCGTGATCGGCGGCTACATCTTCAACGTCGTCCTCCAAGGCGGCACCCCCGGCGCGTATATAGCCAGCTTCACCGCGTTAGCCCAGCTCCCCGACCTGTGGGCCGGCGAGATCAAGGCGCTCGTGTTCGGCTTCATCGCCGCGATGGTCGCGTCGTACAAGGGCATGAACGCCGGCGGCGGACCCAAGGGCGTCGGCGACGCGGTCAACCAGAGCGTCGTGATCACGTTCATGCTGCTGTTCTTCGCCAACTTCGTCATGCAGGCGATCTACTTCCAGATCGTCCCGCCGAAGGGCGGCTGAGCGTGGCGATCAGGAACGTGGCAACGGCGCCGGTCAAGCTCCTCGACCTGCTCGGCGCGCAGCTCTCCTTCTACCTCAAGGCCCTCGCCTGGACGCCGCGCACGATCCGCCGCTACCGGCGCGAGGTCTGGCGCCTGCTCGCCGAGGTCACGTTCGGTACCGGCGCGCTCGCGGTGATCGGCGGAACGGTCGGCGTGATCGCGTTCCTCGCGTTCTTCACCGGCACCGAGGTCGGCCTGCAGGGGTACGCGAGCCTCCAGCAGCTCGGCACGTCGGCCTTCACCGGCTTCGTCAGCGCGTACTTCAACACCAGAGAGATCGCCCCGCTCATCGCCGGCATCGCGCTCGCCGCGACGGTCGGCTGCGGCTTCACCGCCCAGCTCGGCGCGATGCGGATCTCCGAAGAGGTCGACGCGCTCGAGGTCATGGGCGTACCGAGCCTGCCGTTCCTCGTCACCAGCCGCATCATCGCCGGCCTGGTCGCGATCATCCCGCTGTACGTGATCGGCCTGTTCTCCAGCTACTTCGCCACCAGGCTGATCGTCACCGGCTACTACGGCCAGAGCGCCGGCACGTACGACCACTACTTCCACCTGTTCTTACCGCCGTACGACGTGCTCTGGTCGTTCGGCAAGGTGCTCGTCTTCGCGGTCGTGATCATCCTCATCCACTGCTACCACGGCTACAACGCCTCGGGTGGTCCCGCCGGCGTGGGCGTCGCCGTCGGGCGCGCGGTGCGAACGTCGATCGTCGCGATCAACGTCGTCGACCTGCTGCTCTCGATGGCCATCTGGGGTGCCACGACGAGCGTCCGGCTGGCAGGGTAGGGCGAATGCCGCAGGGAGGCACGATTCGACGGCGAGCGCTGGGGCTCGCCTTCCTGGCCGTGCTCGCGGCCTTCGGCTGGCTGACGTACGCCTCGTTCAACCAGATCTTCAAGCACACCACCGACGTCACGCTCGAGACCAGCCACATCGGCCTGCAGCTGGACAAGCACGCCGACGTGAAGCTGCGCGGCGCGATCGTCGGCGAGGTACGCGAGATCGAGGCGGAGGGCGACGGCGCCAAGATCAAGCTCGCGCTCAACCCGGACGACGACCACCTGATCCCCGCGAACGTCACCGCGCGGATCCTCCCGAAGACCTTGTTCGGCGAGAAGTTCGTCGACCTGGTCGTGCCGGAACGCACCAGCCACCTCACGATCGCCGAGGGCGACGTGATCAGCCGCGACCGCACGAGGGTCGGCATCGAGCTCGAGACCGTGCTGAACGACGTCTATCCGTTGCTGCGAACGATCAACCCCGCCAAGCTGAACGCCACCCTGAACGCCGTAGCCACCGCGCTCGAGGGCCGCGGCGAGGAGATCGGCGACAATCTCGTCAAGCTCGACGGCTACCTCACCGAGCTCAACCCGCACGTCCCCGCGCTCAAGCAGGACGTCACCGAGCTCGCGAACGTCGCCGACATCTACGACGACGCGACCCCCGATCTCGTACGCCTGCTGAAGAACGCCACCACGACCGGCAACACCGTCGTGCTGAAGAAGCAAGCCCTGCAGGACTTCCTCGTCGACCTGTCCGGCACCGCGCAGACCGCCGACGACTTCCTCGCCAAGAACGAACGAGCGCTGATCGAGCTCGGCGAAGTGAGCCGCCCGACGCTCGAGGTGCTCGCGACGTACTCGCCGGAGTACACCTGCCTGCTGCAGGGCATGGCGAACTGGGTGCCGCGCTTCACCGACGCGTTCGGCGGCGGCGAGCACTTCAAGGGCACCGCGCGCAGCCTGCACATCACGCTCGAGGTCGTGCCGCAGAAGCGCGGCTACAGCCGCGAGGACCGGCCGGCGTTCCTGGACGACCGCGGTCCCGGTTGCCGGAGCCTGCCGACGCCGCCGTACAACCAGAAGAACCCCGGCCCAGGCGGCAACATCCACGACGGCGTCGGCGAGCAGCCCGGCCCCGGCAGCCGCACGCCGAGCGTCTTCGACGTCACGAGCGGCGACGCGGGCACCGCGGACGAGCAGGCGTTGGTCGACGCGCTCGTCGCGCCGGTGATGGACGAGCAGCCAACGGACGTTCCCGACATCGCCACGCTGCTGTTCGGCCCGCTGGCCAGGGGAACGGAGGTGAGCGTGCGATGAAGACCGCCTCCGCGGGCATCAAGCTCCTCATCTTCGCCGTCGTGACGGTTCTCGCGACGGCCGTGCTCGCCGTGACGATCGCCAACATCGGCCTCGGCGAGTCCAAGCGGTACGGCGCGATCTTCACCGACGTGACCGGTGTGGAGAAGGGCGACGACGTCCGCATCGCTGGCGTCCGCGTCGGCGAGATCCAGGAGATCGGCGTCGAGCAGCAAGGGAACGCCAAGCCCACCGCGAAGATCACGTTCTCCGTCGACGCCGACCAGCAGCTGTCCACCAGCGTGCGCGCGGCGCTGCGCTACCGGAACCTCGTCGGCCAGCGCTACCTCGCGCTGAGCGAAGGCCCGGGCGCGGCGACGCCGCTCGGCGAGAACGACACGATCCCGCTCAGTCAGACCCAGCCCGCGCTCGACCTGAACGTGCTGTTCAACGGCTTCAAGCCGCTGTTCGCCGCGCTCTCGCCGCAGGACGTCAACAAGCTCGCATACGAGATCATCCAAGTCCTGCAGGGAGAAGCCGGAACGGTCGAGAGCCTGCTCACCCACACGGCCTCGCTCACCAGCTCCCTCGCCGACCAGGACAAGGTGATCGGCGACCTGATCGACAACCTCAACACCGTGCTCGCCACCGTCGGCGAACGGGACGAGAAGCTCGGCGAGCTGATCGGCGAGTTGCAGCGCTTCGTCTCCGGGCTGTCGGAGGACCGCAAGGCGATCGGCGACTCGCTCGCTTCGATCGTCGACCTCAACACCCAGACAGCCGGCCTGCTGAAAGACGCCCGCGGGCCGCTGAAGAAGGACATCGCCGAGCTCAGCACGCTCGCCGGCACGCTCAACGAGAACGCCGGAATCGTCGAACGTACGTTGAAGAACATGCCGCCGAAGCTCACCGCGCTGACCCGCACGGCGACGTACGGCAGCTGGTTCAACTTCTACATGTGCGACTTCGAGGCCCGCATCGTGCTGCCCAACGGGCAGGAGCTGCCGCGCACCTCGCTGCACGTCACCGCGCAGAGGTGCCAGCGATGAGGCCGTTCCGCGAACGCAGCATGCTGAGCATCGGCGCCGCCGGGCTCGCGGTGCTCGGCGTCCTCGTCTACGCCGCGTTCAACGCCGACGACCTGCCGGTGATCGGCGGCGGCACCAAGTACGCGGCGCAGTTCACCGAGGCGGGCGGCATCCGCCCCGACGACGAGGTCCGCGTCGCGGGCGTCAAGGTCGGCCACGTCGAGACCGTCGAGCTGGACGGCGACCACGTCCGCGTCGGGTTCAAGGTCGAGGACGAGGACACCCGGCTCGGCACGAGGACTGGCGCGGCGATCCGGATCAAGACCGTGCTCGGCCGCATGTACCTCTCGCTCGAGCCCGCCGGCCCCGGACACCTCGACCCGAAGACGGAGATCCCGCGCGACCGTACGGTGGCGCCCTACAACGTCGTCGAAGCGTTCACCGACCTCACCGAGACCACCGAACGCATCGACACCGGGCAGCTCGCCACCGCGCTCGGCACGCTGTCGGACACGTTCGAGAACACCCCGGACGAGGTTCGCGACACGCTGAACGGCCTGTCCAGGCTCTCGCGCACGATCGCCACCCGCGACGAGCAGCTCCGCACCCTGCTCGAGAACTCCAAGACGGTCACGAAGGTCCTGTCCGACCGCGACGACGAGCTGGTCAAGCTGCTCAAGGACGGCGACCTGCTGCTGAAGGAGATCCAGGCGAGGCGCGAGCTCATCCACCAGCTGCTCGTCACCACACAGACCCTGTCCACGCAGCTCACCGGCCTGGTCGCCGACAACCGCGCGCAGCTCGAGCCCGCGTTGCGCAAGCTCGCCGGCGTCGTCGCGCTGCTGCGCAAGAACCAGGCCAGCCTCGACAAGAGCATCGAGCTGCTGGCGCCGTTCGTCCGCGTGTTCGCCAACACGCTGGGCACCGGCCCGTGGTTCGACACCTACATCCCCAACCTCGCGCCGCTCCCGGCCGTGCCGAGGCTGCCCGGACAGCCGGCGGGAGGCGCGCAGTGAGCCTGTCGACGCCGTTGCCCAAGCTGCTGCGCTGGGCCCGTGCCACCCACGTTCTCGCCGTGATCATCGCGGTCGCGGTGGTCGCCGGCATCGTGTACGCGGTCTGGCCGGACCCGCCGCAGACCCACGTCACGGCGCATTTCCCGCGCACGATCGGCCTGTACGAGGGGTCCGACGTCCGCGTGCTCGGCGTGAAGATCGGCCGCGTCGACAAGGTGACGCCCGAGGGCGAGACCGTCCGCGTCGACCTGTCGTACGAGACCAGGCACAAGATCCCGGCGAGCGCCAAGGCGGTCATCGCCGCGCCCTCGCTGGTGAGCGACCGGTACGTGCAGCTCACGCCGGCCTACAGCAGCGGCCCCGTCCTCGCCGACGGCGCCGACATCCCGCTGCGCGACACCGCGGTCCCGGTCGAGCTGGACCGGATCTACTCCAGCCTGAACGAGCTGTCGGTCGCCCTCGGTCCCGACGGCGCGAACAAGGACGGCGCGCTGTCGGAGCTGCTCGACACCGGCGCGCGCAACCTCGACGGGCAGGGCAAGAAGGTCAACAGCACCGTCGGCGACCTCGCCGACGCGGTGGGCACGCTGTCCGGCAGTCGCGAGGACCTGTTCGCGACGGTCCGCCAGCTGCAGGACTTCACGACCACGTTGGCGAACAACGACGAGAACGTCCGCCAGTTCAACGGCGACCTGCAGCTCGTCGCCGACCAGCTCTCCGGCGAGCGCGCGGACCTGCAGAAGGCGCTCGACAACCTCGCGGTCGCGCTGTCAGAGGTGTCGTCGTTCGTGCACGACAACCGCGCCGAGCTGCGGCAGAACATCGACGGGCTCACCGAGCTGTCCAAGACGCTGGTCAAGCAGCAGGACGCGTTGCGCGAGGTGATCGACGAGTCGCCGGTCGCGCTGGCCAACCTGGACCGTACGTACAACCCGAAGTCGGGCACGCTCGACACCCGCAACAACTTCGCGCAGACCGACGACCCGGGCCTGTACCTGTGCTCGCTGCTCCAGCAGCTCGGGCAGCCGGAGGACGCCTGCAAGGACCTGCGCGCGCTGCTCGACGACCTGCCGCTGCCGCCCCTGCCCGGTGGCGAGGCGCGGGCGGCGACGACCAACGTGCAGTCCGGCCGCGACCTCACCCTCGGCGGAATCCTGGCGAAGGAGGGCGCGCGATGAAGCGACTTCTCCTAGCCCTGCTTGGACTCTCGGTGCTCGCCGGCTGCTCGTTCTCCGTCTACGACCTGCCGCTGCCCGGCGGCCAGGGTGGCAGCGGGCCGGGCTATCACGTGACCGTGCAGTTCCGCGACGTGCTCGACCTGGTGCCGCGTTCGTCGGTCCGCGTCGACGACGTCGCGGTCGGCCAGGTCGAGAAGGTGTGGCTCGACGGCTGGACCGCGAACGTACGGATCCGCGTTCGCGAAGGCGTCAAGCTGCCCGACAACGCGACCGCGCAGATCCGCCAGACCAGCTTGCTGGGTGAGAAGTTCGTGTCGCTCGCGAAGCCGGCGGCCGGCACACGGACGTACGGCGAGCTGTCCGACGGCGACGTGATCCCGCTGTCGCGGACCGGCCGGAACGTCGAGGTCGAGGAGGTGCTGTCCGCGCTCTCTCTGCTGCTGAACGGAGGCGGCGTCGCGCAGCTCAAGACGATCACGGTCGAGCTGAACAAGACGCTCGAGGGCAGAGAGAGCGACCTGCGTTCGCTGCTGAACAACCTCGACACGTTCATCGGCGAGCTGGACGAGCACAAGGCCGAGATCAACCGCGCCCTCGCGAGCCTCGACAAGCTGGCCGCGTCGCTGGCGAAGCAGAAGACCACGCTCGCGACCACGATCGACGAACTCCCAGCAGCGTTGACGATTCTCGCCGACCAGCGCAAGAACCTCACCAAGCTGCTCGTCGAGCTGTCCAAGCTCGGCGTGACCGGCACGCGCGTGATCGAGGGTACGAAGGAAGACCTGCTGGCCAACCTGAAGGCGCTCGATCCCGTCCTCACCGAGCTGGCGAAGGCGGGCGACGCGTTGCCGAACGCGCTGCAGGTGCTGTTCACGTACCCGTTCGCCGACTCCGCCGCCAACGCCGTCCAGGGCGACTACACCAACATGCAGCTGACGCTCGACCTCAACCTGCCCGCGTTGCTCAGCGACCAGGGACCGCTGCCGTTGCCGAGCCTGCCGCCTATCCCGCTGCCGAGCCTGCCGCCACTCCCGCCGCTTCCGACCAGCCTGCCGACGGCGCTGCCCACACTGCCGGTCCCGTTGCCGACCCTGCCTATCCCGCTGCCGACCGCCCTGCCGACGTTGCCGCTCCCCCTGCCGTCGGCCTGCATCACGCTGCCCCCGCTCCCGCTGCCGCCGATCTGCACGCAGGCCGACGCGCAGGGCGCCGCGTACGACCCGGAGCTCGCGGGCCTGCTGGTGGGAGGGATCGGATGATCGGCAAGCTCGTCCGGATCCAGCTCGTGCTGTTCGTCGCGCTGACGCTGGTCGGCGTCTCGTACGTCGGCGCCCGGTACGCCGGGCTCGACGACCTGATCCTCGGCCGCGGCTACCACGTGACCGCCGACTTCGCCGACTCCGGCGGGATCTTCGAGACCGCCGAGGTGACGTACCGCGGCGTCGGTGTCGGCCGCGTCGACAAGCTCACGCCGACGCCGGACGGCGTCGAGGTGCGGCTGGCGCTGGAGGACGACGCGCC is part of the Tenggerimyces flavus genome and encodes:
- a CDS encoding ABC transporter ATP-binding protein, giving the protein MGVEVRVEGLTKSFGGQLIWRDVTLTLPEGEINVMLGPSGTGKSVFLKCLVGLLKPDKGHIYIEGNDVATCSERKLYEIRKLFGVLFQDGALFGSMNLYDNVAFPLREHTKKSESEVRRIVMEKIDMVGLQGAETKLPGEISGGMRKRAGLARALVLDPEIMLLDEPDSGLDPVRTAFLNQLIVDLSQDTGATFLIVTHDINTARTVPDNIGLLYHRHLAMFGPREMLLSSEQPVVRQFLNAQRFGPIGMAEEKDADELAAEAAAGVELPPLPPIPLQLTPSDGYARDTQRPPGEWCATYGIAPPPGSFQPTVTAGAMS
- a CDS encoding MlaE family ABC transporter permease, which produces MTWTPATPVKASGRLFAFTLDVLRAFPRRPFQWREFLQQAWFIASVTIVPTALVAIPFGAVIALQVGGLIKQFGAQSFAGAAMVLAVVREASPIATALLIAGAGGSAICADLGSRKIREELDAMQVLGIDPLHRLVVPRVLAAMVVAVFLNGLVSVVGVIGGYIFNVVLQGGTPGAYIASFTALAQLPDLWAGEIKALVFGFIAAMVASYKGMNAGGGPKGVGDAVNQSVVITFMLLFFANFVMQAIYFQIVPPKGG
- a CDS encoding MlaE family ABC transporter permease; this encodes MAIRNVATAPVKLLDLLGAQLSFYLKALAWTPRTIRRYRREVWRLLAEVTFGTGALAVIGGTVGVIAFLAFFTGTEVGLQGYASLQQLGTSAFTGFVSAYFNTREIAPLIAGIALAATVGCGFTAQLGAMRISEEVDALEVMGVPSLPFLVTSRIIAGLVAIIPLYVIGLFSSYFATRLIVTGYYGQSAGTYDHYFHLFLPPYDVLWSFGKVLVFAVVIILIHCYHGYNASGGPAGVGVAVGRAVRTSIVAINVVDLLLSMAIWGATTSVRLAG
- a CDS encoding MCE family protein is translated as MPQGGTIRRRALGLAFLAVLAAFGWLTYASFNQIFKHTTDVTLETSHIGLQLDKHADVKLRGAIVGEVREIEAEGDGAKIKLALNPDDDHLIPANVTARILPKTLFGEKFVDLVVPERTSHLTIAEGDVISRDRTRVGIELETVLNDVYPLLRTINPAKLNATLNAVATALEGRGEEIGDNLVKLDGYLTELNPHVPALKQDVTELANVADIYDDATPDLVRLLKNATTTGNTVVLKKQALQDFLVDLSGTAQTADDFLAKNERALIELGEVSRPTLEVLATYSPEYTCLLQGMANWVPRFTDAFGGGEHFKGTARSLHITLEVVPQKRGYSREDRPAFLDDRGPGCRSLPTPPYNQKNPGPGGNIHDGVGEQPGPGSRTPSVFDVTSGDAGTADEQALVDALVAPVMDEQPTDVPDIATLLFGPLARGTEVSVR
- a CDS encoding MCE family protein, with the translated sequence MKTASAGIKLLIFAVVTVLATAVLAVTIANIGLGESKRYGAIFTDVTGVEKGDDVRIAGVRVGEIQEIGVEQQGNAKPTAKITFSVDADQQLSTSVRAALRYRNLVGQRYLALSEGPGAATPLGENDTIPLSQTQPALDLNVLFNGFKPLFAALSPQDVNKLAYEIIQVLQGEAGTVESLLTHTASLTSSLADQDKVIGDLIDNLNTVLATVGERDEKLGELIGELQRFVSGLSEDRKAIGDSLASIVDLNTQTAGLLKDARGPLKKDIAELSTLAGTLNENAGIVERTLKNMPPKLTALTRTATYGSWFNFYMCDFEARIVLPNGQELPRTSLHVTAQRCQR
- a CDS encoding MCE family protein, with product MRPFRERSMLSIGAAGLAVLGVLVYAAFNADDLPVIGGGTKYAAQFTEAGGIRPDDEVRVAGVKVGHVETVELDGDHVRVGFKVEDEDTRLGTRTGAAIRIKTVLGRMYLSLEPAGPGHLDPKTEIPRDRTVAPYNVVEAFTDLTETTERIDTGQLATALGTLSDTFENTPDEVRDTLNGLSRLSRTIATRDEQLRTLLENSKTVTKVLSDRDDELVKLLKDGDLLLKEIQARRELIHQLLVTTQTLSTQLTGLVADNRAQLEPALRKLAGVVALLRKNQASLDKSIELLAPFVRVFANTLGTGPWFDTYIPNLAPLPAVPRLPGQPAGGAQ
- a CDS encoding MCE family protein, whose protein sequence is MSLSTPLPKLLRWARATHVLAVIIAVAVVAGIVYAVWPDPPQTHVTAHFPRTIGLYEGSDVRVLGVKIGRVDKVTPEGETVRVDLSYETRHKIPASAKAVIAAPSLVSDRYVQLTPAYSSGPVLADGADIPLRDTAVPVELDRIYSSLNELSVALGPDGANKDGALSELLDTGARNLDGQGKKVNSTVGDLADAVGTLSGSREDLFATVRQLQDFTTTLANNDENVRQFNGDLQLVADQLSGERADLQKALDNLAVALSEVSSFVHDNRAELRQNIDGLTELSKTLVKQQDALREVIDESPVALANLDRTYNPKSGTLDTRNNFAQTDDPGLYLCSLLQQLGQPEDACKDLRALLDDLPLPPLPGGEARAATTNVQSGRDLTLGGILAKEGAR
- a CDS encoding MCE family protein yields the protein MKRLLLALLGLSVLAGCSFSVYDLPLPGGQGGSGPGYHVTVQFRDVLDLVPRSSVRVDDVAVGQVEKVWLDGWTANVRIRVREGVKLPDNATAQIRQTSLLGEKFVSLAKPAAGTRTYGELSDGDVIPLSRTGRNVEVEEVLSALSLLLNGGGVAQLKTITVELNKTLEGRESDLRSLLNNLDTFIGELDEHKAEINRALASLDKLAASLAKQKTTLATTIDELPAALTILADQRKNLTKLLVELSKLGVTGTRVIEGTKEDLLANLKALDPVLTELAKAGDALPNALQVLFTYPFADSAANAVQGDYTNMQLTLDLNLPALLSDQGPLPLPSLPPIPLPSLPPLPPLPTSLPTALPTLPVPLPTLPIPLPTALPTLPLPLPSACITLPPLPLPPICTQADAQGAAYDPELAGLLVGGIG